The proteins below are encoded in one region of Sphingobacterium sp. R2:
- a CDS encoding MFS transporter, with product MKPVLRFQLSLMMFLEYFIKGAWFVTLGTYLIKSLNASGMEVANIFATQSLGAVFAPFFVGFVADRYFNAERVLSALHLLGAALLYGMSQAPDATHFYPYVFVYFMAYMSSLSLSNGIAFRHIEDAKKYFPGVRVWGTIGWICSGLVISYLFRWDAPESIQAGALHNTFIMGAVCSLLLAFFSLALPKTPPQVKLRDEKFDFGKAIGLDALKLLKQRSFLIFFVTAIVICIPISFYYQNANPFLVNAGIPNPTAKMALGQFSEAICLLLIPFFFRRLGYKKMILLGIAAWALRYLFFAYGDGQERSFLLLSGILLHGICYDFMFVVGQIYTDRIAGEKYKASAQGLITIAMYGVGMLIGFWVAGAVSDYLKTAYAAQFWEYLWFIPAGISGFCLLLFALFFKEDKTVPDMKAS from the coding sequence ATGAAACCAGTATTACGCTTCCAATTGTCCCTGATGATGTTTTTAGAATATTTTATTAAAGGGGCCTGGTTTGTTACTTTGGGAACATACCTTATTAAATCGCTCAATGCCTCGGGTATGGAGGTCGCGAATATTTTTGCAACACAATCCCTTGGTGCTGTATTTGCTCCTTTTTTTGTGGGTTTTGTCGCCGACAGATATTTTAATGCTGAGCGGGTACTTTCAGCATTACATCTCCTTGGAGCTGCACTACTTTACGGGATGTCGCAGGCACCCGATGCAACACATTTTTATCCCTATGTATTTGTTTATTTTATGGCTTACATGTCTTCGCTATCCTTATCCAATGGGATCGCATTCCGGCATATTGAAGACGCGAAGAAGTATTTTCCGGGGGTACGCGTGTGGGGAACTATCGGTTGGATCTGTTCGGGACTAGTGATCAGTTATTTGTTCCGTTGGGATGCTCCCGAATCGATACAGGCAGGTGCCCTGCATAATACCTTTATTATGGGCGCGGTTTGTTCGTTGTTACTGGCATTCTTTAGTTTGGCCCTGCCAAAAACTCCACCTCAGGTGAAACTCAGGGATGAAAAATTTGATTTTGGAAAGGCAATCGGTTTGGATGCATTGAAGCTTTTAAAACAGCGGAGTTTTCTGATTTTTTTTGTAACAGCAATTGTCATCTGTATTCCCATTTCGTTCTATTATCAAAATGCGAACCCATTTTTGGTCAACGCCGGAATACCGAACCCCACAGCAAAAATGGCATTGGGGCAATTTTCCGAAGCCATCTGCTTGTTGTTGATTCCATTTTTCTTTAGACGCTTGGGGTATAAAAAGATGATTTTACTGGGCATTGCGGCCTGGGCACTCCGTTATTTGTTTTTTGCCTACGGCGACGGACAGGAACGGTCATTCTTATTGCTATCCGGAATTTTATTGCATGGCATCTGCTATGATTTTATGTTCGTAGTGGGGCAGATCTACACCGATCGAATTGCTGGTGAAAAATACAAGGCTTCTGCACAGGGGCTTATTACCATCGCGATGTACGGTGTAGGGATGCTGATCGGATTTTGGGTTGCCGGTGCTGTTTCAGATTACCTGAAAACAGCTTATGCTGCTCAATTTTGGGAATATCTTTGGTTTATTCCGGCAGGTATTTCTGGTTTTTGTCTTTTGCTATTTGCCCTGTTTTTTAAAGAGGATAAAACGGTGCCGGATATGAAAGCCAGTTAA
- a CDS encoding dipeptidase → MYEFEMPFLVDAHLDLSMNAMEWNRDLRLSITELNRREKGMDDKPDRAKATVTFDELRRGHIGLVVATQIARFVKPESSLPGWYSPEQAWAQTQGQLAWYKAMEADGQMKMICTKTDLDQHLALWSDGGDHADKPIGYLLSLEGADSIVDVSYLETAYNYGLRAIGPAHYGPGRYANGTDSSGKLNEQGTRLLEEMERLGMILDATHLNDDAFWDAVQRYQGAIWASHNNCRKFVDHNRQFSDEMIKALVKKKAVIGVALDAWMMVPNWVRGVSDPKTSNCSMDIMANNIDHICQLAGNVDHVGVGSDLDGAFGREQCPYDLETIADIQKVFGILSKRGYNNTDLEKIASKNWLNFMRNALPES, encoded by the coding sequence ATGTACGAATTTGAAATGCCATTTCTGGTCGATGCACATTTGGATTTGAGTATGAACGCCATGGAATGGAATCGGGATCTTCGATTGTCGATTACCGAACTGAACCGTAGGGAAAAGGGGATGGATGACAAGCCCGATCGGGCTAAGGCAACCGTCACTTTTGACGAATTGCGTCGTGGTCATATTGGTTTGGTTGTTGCGACACAAATCGCCCGTTTCGTAAAACCCGAGAGCTCTTTACCAGGCTGGTACTCACCGGAACAGGCATGGGCACAAACACAGGGGCAGCTTGCATGGTATAAAGCGATGGAAGCCGATGGACAAATGAAAATGATCTGTACAAAAACTGATCTGGACCAACATTTGGCGCTTTGGTCGGATGGTGGCGATCATGCCGATAAGCCAATCGGGTACCTGCTGAGTCTGGAAGGTGCCGATTCTATTGTAGATGTCAGCTATCTCGAAACAGCCTATAACTATGGTTTAAGAGCGATTGGGCCAGCACATTACGGACCGGGTCGATATGCCAATGGAACAGACTCGTCGGGTAAGCTTAATGAGCAGGGAACAAGGTTATTGGAAGAAATGGAGCGATTGGGGATGATATTGGACGCGACACACCTGAATGATGATGCTTTTTGGGATGCTGTCCAACGCTATCAGGGTGCGATTTGGGCCAGCCATAATAACTGTCGCAAGTTTGTGGACCATAACAGGCAGTTCAGTGATGAAATGATCAAGGCTCTTGTAAAGAAAAAAGCAGTGATCGGGGTAGCGCTCGATGCTTGGATGATGGTACCGAATTGGGTACGCGGTGTATCCGATCCTAAAACAAGCAATTGCTCCATGGATATCATGGCCAACAATATTGATCATATTTGTCAATTGGCAGGAAATGTCGATCATGTTGGCGTGGGCAGCGATTTAGACGGCGCATTTGGCCGTGAACAGTGTCCTTATGATCTGGAAACGATTGCTGATATCCAAAAAGTATTTGGCATCCTGTCAAAAAGGGGGTATAATAACACCGATCTTGAAAAGATTGCCAGCAAGAACTGGCTTAATTTTATGCGAAATGCATTGCCCGAATCATAA
- a CDS encoding D-TA family PLP-dependent enzyme produces METWCHIHDVDEVDSPALLVYPDRIVKNIDRALHIVHGRADRLRPHIKTNKCREVCQLMMDKGITKFKCATIAEAELLGVIGAKDVLLAYQPVGPKIDRFFNLVTAFPETHFACLVDHVDAAQEISKRSLSKDLRSAVYLDVNIGMGRTGVALEGIERLVMDIHLLEGIQLVGVHGYDGHIHDKDYKLREKQSQHSYSILETAYLMAQVSTSKPLTKVIGGSPSFPFHAERSDVECSPGTFVFWDFGYAENYEEQDFMLAAVLLTRVVSIVDHKHLCLDLGYKSVACESPQPRVKFFDPRIGEIKMQSEEHLVVEVSNTAQFNIGDALYAVPRHICPTVACYGELQVVNERQADQIWTVYARNRKINY; encoded by the coding sequence ATGGAAACTTGGTGCCATATACATGATGTCGATGAGGTCGATTCGCCAGCTTTGCTGGTCTACCCTGATCGCATTGTCAAGAACATAGATCGCGCTTTACATATTGTGCATGGGCGGGCTGATCGATTGCGGCCGCATATCAAAACGAACAAGTGTCGGGAAGTATGCCAACTGATGATGGATAAGGGGATTACAAAGTTTAAGTGTGCAACTATTGCAGAAGCTGAACTATTGGGTGTTATCGGTGCAAAAGATGTTTTGCTGGCATACCAGCCCGTAGGGCCAAAGATAGATCGTTTTTTTAATCTTGTAACCGCCTTTCCAGAGACACATTTTGCCTGTCTTGTGGATCATGTCGATGCAGCACAGGAGATTTCAAAGCGTAGTCTGTCGAAAGACTTACGCAGCGCTGTTTATCTTGATGTTAATATTGGCATGGGACGTACAGGAGTAGCTTTAGAAGGTATTGAGCGTCTCGTTATGGATATCCATCTTTTGGAAGGTATTCAGTTGGTAGGTGTGCATGGTTATGACGGTCATATTCATGACAAAGATTATAAACTTCGCGAAAAGCAATCCCAACATTCGTATAGTATACTCGAAACCGCCTATCTTATGGCGCAGGTGTCTACTTCTAAACCGTTGACTAAAGTTATTGGCGGTTCGCCAAGTTTCCCTTTTCATGCCGAACGCAGCGATGTAGAATGCAGTCCCGGAACGTTTGTGTTTTGGGATTTCGGCTATGCCGAAAATTACGAAGAACAGGATTTTATGCTTGCGGCGGTACTTCTGACGCGTGTCGTCTCGATTGTTGATCACAAGCACCTTTGTTTGGACCTGGGGTATAAATCAGTTGCATGTGAATCGCCGCAACCCCGCGTCAAGTTTTTCGATCCCCGTATAGGCGAAATAAAAATGCAGAGTGAAGAGCATTTGGTTGTTGAAGTTTCCAATACTGCACAATTTAATATCGGCGATGCCCTTTATGCCGTGCCAAGGCATATCTGTCCGACAGTAGCTTGTTATGGCGAACTTCAAGTTGTCAATGAACGGCAGGCAGATCAAATTTGGACTGTTTATGCGCGAAATAGAAAAATAAATTATTGA
- a CDS encoding RidA family protein, whose protein sequence is MYNADEQFEKLGLTLPPAPAPKGVYKPYVIDSKYLYLSGHGPVQDDATLIIGRIGSDISPEEGKLAARQVGLTMLSTIKTNLGSLNKIKRVIKVLGMVNCTSDFLYHPGVINGCSELFAAVWGEENGIGTRSAVGFGSLPDNIPVEIEALFELY, encoded by the coding sequence ATGTACAACGCAGATGAACAATTCGAAAAATTAGGTTTGACATTACCACCAGCACCGGCACCTAAAGGTGTCTATAAACCATACGTCATTGACAGCAAGTACCTGTATCTTTCTGGTCATGGTCCTGTACAAGATGATGCTACATTAATTATCGGTCGAATTGGAAGTGATATCAGTCCTGAAGAAGGCAAACTTGCGGCGAGACAAGTTGGTCTAACTATGTTGTCGACCATTAAAACCAACTTGGGCTCATTGAACAAAATCAAGCGTGTGATCAAGGTATTGGGTATGGTCAACTGTACCTCGGATTTTCTTTATCATCCAGGCGTAATTAACGGCTGTAGTGAGCTATTCGCTGCGGTTTGGGGAGAAGAGAATGGTATTGGAACACGTAGTGCAGTTGGATTTGGTTCTTTGCCCGATAATATTCCCGTAGAAATCGAAGCATTATTTGAGTTATACTAA
- a CDS encoding gluconate:H+ symporter, with protein sequence MTIILIVISICLLILCITYFKINAFLAFLVISLLSGLCLGIPPAQLVGTVEKGVAGVMGSLTLIIVLGAMLGKIVAESGAAEIIAEQMVRLMGERYLQWGLMLTGFIVGIPLFYGIGFVLLVPLIFSISYRYKLPTVYIGLPMLAALSVTHGFIPPHPSPVALVALFHADMGLTLIYGILIAIPAIILGGPIFGRSLKNIRASQESIFREKDHSESAQYLRPTVAVSLVVALLPVLLIVLFTLLPYCYHTSNIALQQGVKFIGNPTVVMVIAVSVATYLLGLKLGRSMANVMKIYESAVKDIAMILLIIAGSGIFKQVMEDSGVSLLLANTLQQLSISPLLLAWLITAVIRGCVGSATVAALTAAGVLLPIVTGGKVDPNLMVLAIGAGSLMFSHVNDAGFWLFKEYFGLSIKDTLFSWSIMEAIVSIVGLLAVLLLQLILY encoded by the coding sequence ATGACTATAATCCTCATTGTAATCAGCATTTGTTTGCTTATCCTTTGCATAACTTATTTTAAGATCAATGCCTTTCTCGCTTTTTTAGTTATTTCCCTACTCAGCGGACTTTGTTTGGGTATTCCACCGGCACAGTTGGTGGGTACAGTTGAAAAAGGTGTTGCAGGCGTCATGGGAAGCCTAACTTTAATCATTGTTTTGGGCGCAATGTTGGGGAAAATTGTTGCTGAAAGTGGGGCCGCTGAGATAATTGCTGAGCAAATGGTCCGCCTGATGGGAGAGCGATACTTGCAGTGGGGGCTTATGTTGACGGGTTTTATCGTTGGAATACCGCTATTTTATGGAATCGGATTTGTCTTATTAGTCCCCTTGATATTTTCGATTTCCTACCGCTATAAGTTGCCGACAGTATATATCGGATTACCGATGCTGGCAGCCCTGTCTGTGACACATGGCTTTATTCCGCCACATCCTTCCCCGGTTGCATTAGTTGCCCTGTTTCACGCTGATATGGGACTGACACTTATCTATGGTATTTTGATCGCCATACCTGCTATTATTTTGGGTGGGCCAATTTTTGGAAGAAGCCTCAAAAATATACGGGCAAGTCAGGAATCAATTTTCCGCGAGAAAGATCACTCGGAATCAGCGCAGTATCTGCGCCCCACAGTGGCCGTGAGTTTGGTTGTAGCCTTGCTGCCGGTATTGCTCATTGTCTTATTTACATTGCTTCCTTATTGCTATCATACAAGCAATATAGCGCTGCAGCAGGGAGTTAAGTTTATCGGCAACCCCACCGTTGTTATGGTTATTGCGGTCAGTGTAGCAACCTATTTATTAGGATTGAAATTGGGGCGATCGATGGCCAATGTGATGAAAATCTATGAATCTGCAGTGAAAGATATTGCCATGATCCTACTGATTATTGCTGGCTCGGGAATCTTTAAACAGGTGATGGAGGATAGTGGTGTGAGTCTATTATTGGCCAATACCCTGCAGCAGCTGTCGATTTCACCGCTACTATTGGCTTGGTTAATTACAGCTGTTATCAGAGGTTGTGTCGGCTCGGCCACAGTAGCCGCTTTAACGGCCGCTGGTGTGCTGCTACCGATTGTTACAGGGGGAAAAGTGGATCCCAACCTTATGGTGTTGGCGATAGGAGCCGGCAGTTTGATGTTTTCCCATGTTAATGATGCCGGATTTTGGCTATTTAAAGAGTACTTTGGGCTTAGCATAAAGGATACCTTATTTTCCTGGTCCATCATGGAGGCGATTGTTTCCATTGTTGGGCTGCTTGCTGTTTTACTATTGCAATTAATTTTATATTAG